CTTCATGTTCATCAAGGTGGGGAAGTAATGCTCCTCCGGGTAACACTCATCGGAACGGTAGCAAGGGAGGTTGAACTTTCTCCACAAGATGCGATCTTTGACAGTGAGAAGAGCGTGGGTCCTAGTCAAGAGGAAGAAGTGAGAACCCACTCGGAATTTGTCGAAGGGGACTTGGGGTAACATAGCGTATCTCCCTCGAGCAATGTAGCGCTTCCAAAGCCTGGGTTCATCGGAGATGAGCTCGATGAAGCTCCGGTGCCAGGTTCGAACCCCTTTGGAGGTTGGATCCGGGTTTGATTTATCGAAACTGGGCGATTCGAAGAGGGATTGGTAGACGAATCTGAAGGAGTGGAGAGGGATGCAGTGCTGGGAGAGGACTGCGAAGTAGGCGTTGGCCGGGTCGTCGAGAAGGGCGGTGGCGAAGAGACGGCGCGTGGCAGAGATTAGGGTGGGAGAGGCGCGTGAGGTGCGTTTGGCGGAGGTGATGAAGGCGTTCTGGAAGACGGAGCCGTTGCCGGGTCTGGTGATGTTGACGAAGGGATCGGCGTGGACGTAGACGTTGTAGAGAGACCGAGGGTGGCCGGAGAAGAAGCCATCCCAGATTGGCGCGAAGTGGAGGTCGGAGTTTGTGAGGAAAAGGAAGGCGATTTTGAGCTTAGGGTGTGGGGTTCCGGAGGAAAGATGCGAGGAGGATCCGGCGGAGGCGCGGCGGAATAGGATCTGGTCGTCGATCTCGTCGGCGATAGGGATGAGAGATTCGCGTGGAGGAGGGGAGAAGACATGAGGGGCAAcgaggaagaagacgatggggagacaaagaagaaggaacaaGGAGATTACGAACTGGTTCGACAACATTTGCGATTTCGAAACTAGATGAATGTGCCTAGTACTAGCTTCTTTCCCATCTATTCACCAACTTTGGACAAGCTTCCGCCAATCAGGATGCGATTTGAAGCTTTTGTCCTTTTGGCTAGAGTGACGAAGAGTAAAAGGATCTTTCAGATTTCGACTGGCAAAATAAAAGAGCAAGGAAAGCTTTAAGGGCATCTCTCAGAGTGACTGACCATCTTATGCAGAGATAAAAGGCGATGACGGTAGATGATTGTgctttctttgtttgtttgcgTCCGACGCCACCTGAGGGTATTTCTGTCAATCCATGACCCACACACACTCTGTGTCCCTAACCACGTCATGTAACGATTGCGTTCCTTGCCTCCCACTTGTGTTAACGCCATGATCTCGTCGGTGATAATTTGATCATGTTATTTTAGCTTTTAGGAAAATGATCAACATCAACGTGTCTAATGTCTAGAACTaagattcatatatatatgttgacaaaaaaaaaagatatatatatacacatatatatggTTAAagcatttttttgttgttgcaaaGTCTGGTAAACATATTTGCAAAGTCTCTATCCTCTCTAATTATGTTGCAAAACTTGGCAAAGCGTGTGGTTCCTCAATCATGGCGAACAAATCCTTGCAGTATGTTCCAAAGCTCTGCATGTCGAGTATTacagcatattctccatcgcccatctTAGTGCTTCTACTTCTGAGTGCAGAGGAGACTTTCGTCGAATATAATTTCATATCCCCATAAGTTGAATTCCTTCTCCAAGCTGTCCATCCAAGCCCATCCACACCCGCTGAACTGTGATGTAGATATCCATGACCCGTCTATTATGcagatattacccaagcttaagacttgagGTTCGTCATTACTATGGTTTTGTGAAGTTGATGGCACCATCTCATTTGCATTGAACCAGGCTTAACACTCATTCTCTGCATAGCAAACTAGCTTCAAAGGACTCGGTCTATTCCCTAAAGAGTTTATCATTTATGTCCTTCCAAATGTGTCATATTACCCATGGATAAGGATCTCTATCTATATCTGGCTCAACAATGCTATTCTTCCGAAAGAGATAATCCACGTTAGCATAGATACTCGAAACATGAAAGATAATTGAACTCGTTGGCGTCGAAGATAAGCCCCAAACTTGTAGAGCTGGTGGACAATCAAAAATTGCATGAGTAGCTGATTCTTCTGATTCTCCACATCTTGGGAAGTAGTTATCGCATCTAATGTTACACCACTTTTGAAACTTAAAATGTCAATTCAAATACTAAATGAATTCAGTTGCCGCGCTTCGAATTAAGGAAACAATACTTTATATATGTAGATAAATAAACGGAGGATTGATGTTTCAAATGCAAACATTAAAATCTAATAGTTTTGCatgcttgtattttttttacaaactaAGAGTTTTCCTACGCCATGcgtagataaaaaatatttaaaaatgttatatataaataaaattttatatttttatattttacttttattagtttaaaaaataaaaccataatgtaattgtttttagtttgatttattcAAGTTTACTTTGACCCTTTAATTTTGCATTACttaacttttgataaaaataattgaaatttataaagttaCTTTATCATATTATTCTTTGTTTATtaccatttttaaatatgtctatttgtaaatatataaattatttctaataatatattcattaaataaaagtaACTTATATAcgttgataaaatatattttaaactacatttattttaataataaaaatatgattcatatattgatgtaaaattttaatattcgtaattattatttatatataaaaacatattattttaatagatataaaaaagttattaggtatcataaaatcttaccaaaatgaatatttactgaaaaaaatatttttgatataaaatttattagttattactatattatgaaacttttccaaaaatataaatctgtgtataaaaaatcatcattattatatttaagaaatcttaccaaaaacataaatctaaatatagtaaattttaCATGTCAAGCTATGTCATATTTCTTTTAAGCTATGTCATCATTTTTTAATGAAAGTTAATGTAGCGAtaacatatatacaaataacTTATCAAATATAGTCTAGCGGATATTATGGCTGTCGACTTTTAAAAACTTCTTCGTTTATTTTTTAAGTACAATAAACTGGAACCGTTGGATGCAAGGAGTATTCATTCATAAACCGTTAGATTCCAATTTCATTGTCAAACATACCAAACTCTTTCAACACCTGTAAAATCGGCAAGCTTCATCAAATCCTCCCAACACATCCATGGCGATTTCTCACGCTCAGCCTctgcttcttctcctcttctcacTCTTCCTCTTACCTTCTCTGCGCGCCACTTCTTTCCACAACTGCGGTTTGTTTCTAAACCCTCTTCTTACGCTCCCCTCGAAGATACCTGCTAGATAAGTTTTTTTTCGGATGGTTGCTCGATTAAATTTTGCATCTTTTGCTCTggatttttggttatttaagaCTAATTTAGAGCATGCTTCATTTTGTCATAAACATAAATCTTGAGTGTGAGATAATCTCTGTACGTTTGACTCTTGTAGATAAGAGGCTCGATCCCGTTAAGGTCACAGGTGTGGAGATCTCTCCTGACCCTGTTGTGAGTGGCAAAGCCGCAACATTTAAGATCACTGGTTCTACTGGTATGAGCTTTTCCTTCCCTGCTTCTTAAAAGCTTACAACATACATACACTCACTCTGTCAACATTTCCTTGGTGTGAATAGATGAAGACATCTCTGGAGGAGAAGTAGTCATCAGTGTTTCACTCTATGGAGTTCATATCCATACCGAAACTCATGATCTCTGCGATGAGTCGTCCTGCCCGATCGCACCTGGCACCTTTGTCCTTTCTCATTCCCAAACACTGCCTTCTATTACACCACCCGTAAGTCATCTTCCTGTTTCTCCTTGCCATCATTATCAGCTAAGGCTTCTTGACTGATCTCTCTTTGAAACAGGGTACTTATACGCTTAAGATGACGATAAACGACAAGAATGGCGGGCGACTGACCTGCATCAGCTTCAAGTTCAAGATCACATTGTTTTCCACGGTTTCTGCTAGTTAAGTTTTCCGGTGCAAATATGTTTCCTCTTTTGTAAAACTCTCTCCTAGACTTGTGTGGTGTCCAAATAAAATGCCCCTTTGAGGCTTGTCTTTGATCTCCTAAACCTCCCTCAGTCTTTTGTTTCTCTCTATTCATGGTCATTTGCAACTTTCTTTCATCTACTTCCTGCCTCTGCTCAAGTTAGACTTTCACGATCATTATTAGATAATAAGTATTCagtaatatcatttaaactcGAGTGTTCTTAACAAGTTGGAGAGCTCCTTCACTTGTTCTGATAAGACTTAAGTGTCAAGTAGACGACCTGGAGTTTCCAAGAAAAGGAAGTGATATACTTCCTcgattacaaaaataaaatagttttatagaGCTGatgatagaagaaaaaaaaaggaactaaGAATCCCATACTTGCGAGTCAAGTGCGACTCCTTATTAATGAGAATCTTCAAGCAACTTGGCGGCATCGTGAACCAAACACGAAACACTGCCTACTTCTTCTTCAACCTTGCCTGATAACAAATATTCTCCTccgctcttcttcttcttcaacgcaTCTTCGACTGCCACCATTGTGGCCTTGTGGACCTCTTTCGCTCTATGCTCCTCTGCATCTAGCTCTTCTCTTACAGTCTTCACCTCTTCTTTTCTCAGATCTGACTCAAAGACAAGCTGGTGAATCTCCATTATCATGTTTTGTATTTCACACATCCCTACTTCTTCCATCTCTTCAAGACACTGCTTCTCCTGGATCGTATGTTCCAATTCCCTCTCTGATTCCGATCTTGTCGTTGATCTCTTCTCTATCTCTTTCTCTACTGTTTTGATCTCTTTCTCCAGCTTCAAAGACTTTCTGTTCATGTCTTCAATTTCTTTTCTTACCGAAGCAAGCTTCTCCCGAGAAAGCTTCATCTCTGATTGGAGCTTTGTTTTCTCTTCCTCGGATTTCAGCAGATCTGTGGCTTTCCCTGTAAGCAGAGTGTTTCTCTGAGGAGTGTTGATCTTCTCAATGTTATCAATCGCACAGAGTACCTTCTCTTCCTCGTGTCTCCTGTTCTCTTCATCCACTTTTATCTTCAGCATTACAATGTTACTCTTCAGCTCTGCCTCGGATTGTTGGATCTTACCCATTGCCGCGTCGATTTCTCTTTTATAAGATTGGAGAACGTTGAGCTCTTCATTTTTCTGGTTTAGATTATCTGAAGATGCCTTCACACGCGCCCTTGCCCGTTCTTCTCGCTGTTGAAAGTAAGCTGACGATGATACAAAATTTGATAGCGAGCATCTGAGAGCAGCCAGCTTTCTCTCTGCAACttcttttcttgctttagtTTGATCAGAGACAGCTTCAATTAATCCTAACTCCTTCTGATGCTTCTTAACTTTGTCTTCGGCCTCTTTGCTTTGCTTTGACAGCTTGATTATATCCAAAATAATCTCTTCAAGCGAAGAGAACACTCCAATGGTTTTGGCAGAGACTGAAAGTTTTTCCTCCGCCAATTCGAGTTTCAGCCTCGCTGAGTTTAAATCTCCTGTGGACCTGTCAGAAGGAGTAATATTACACAACTCCATTTCAGTGTCACTGGCATCAGCTTCAATAAGCTTCTCTTGGGCAGGAGCAGCGAGCAGTCTTTTGAATTCATCTTTTTCCTTCATGGCTTTTTCATACAGACTCATTAGCTTCTCATTCTCCTCGTGCATCTCGCTAAGCTGATTCTCCAGATTTCCAATCATCTTCTTTAGTTCCTCTTCTGCACTTTTCTCAACCTCCAGAGTAATATCACAACTGTTGTTCTTCTGAGCTTCAGCATTATTACTTGATGAATGTGTCTCGG
This genomic interval from Brassica napus cultivar Da-Ae chromosome A6, Da-Ae, whole genome shotgun sequence contains the following:
- the LOC106347696 gene encoding MD-2-related lipid-recognition protein ROSY1 is translated as MAISHAQPLLLLLFSLFLLPSLRATSFHNCDKRLDPVKVTGVEISPDPVVSGKAATFKITGSTDEDISGGEVVISVSLYGVHIHTETHDLCDESSCPIAPGTFVLSHSQTLPSITPPGTYTLKMTINDKNGGRLTCISFKFKITLFSTVSAS
- the LOC106347694 gene encoding glycosyltransferase BC10-like, which gives rise to MLSNQFVISLFLLLCLPIVFFLVAPHVFSPPPRESLIPIADEIDDQILFRRASAGSSSHLSSGTPHPKLKIAFLFLTNSDLHFAPIWDGFFSGHPRSLYNVYVHADPFVNITRPGNGSVFQNAFITSAKRTSRASPTLISATRRLFATALLDDPANAYFAVLSQHCIPLHSFRFVYQSLFESPSFDKSNPDPTSKGVRTWHRSFIELISDEPRLWKRYIARGRYAMLPQVPFDKFRVGSHFFLLTRTHALLTVKDRILWRKFNLPCYRSDECYPEEHYFPTLMNMKDPEGCTGYTLTRVNWTATVKGHPYSYKPTEVSSHLIHHLRLSNHSTSYFFARKFMPTCLTPLLAIADSVIFRD